In the genome of Arachis hypogaea cultivar Tifrunner chromosome 9, arahy.Tifrunner.gnm2.J5K5, whole genome shotgun sequence, the window AGTGATTCAATTCTTAGTCctcttagtttaattttattattttttagtgtagttgcttcttttttttttttttctgttgtcatctcaattgcatgtttattagATAGTAGTTTACTTGTTTATTGTGCTTTACTTATTGCAATTTTATTGTTAGTTGTTCTTtaatttttagtcattttatttttgtgtattcATATTCAAAACCCAATTTTTATAACTAATAATGAACATTTAATTGCGAATTCAAAGGAGAATGATCtggattcaattttttattattgatttaaatttttttttgataattttttaaattttgattgagtTAATTGTTAGTTTAGACTATATTTAtaatgtaattaaatttttaaattttgtaaaattttaaactaatgaTTAATTTGCATCAGTATgtataaagaaacaaaaaaaaaaaaacagagagagaAACTGCTCTAGATCCGAATATACTTGAGTGATTTTCGGTGTGTTTATTTCATGAAGGAAGAATGCACAAAATCTAGACTTATTCTAACTTAGAAAGCgtattatttgttaaaaaaaaaaaaaagcttctaAATCTAACATAGTAGAAAAGGTAAATGCTTAATGATTAAATTGAGGCCGAACGTGTTGTGtgtgtttcttattttttttcaatttaaagttACGAAAGGTGTACGAGATTCCGACTATCAAACTAATGAAGATATAAAAGGTAAggagtataaaataattttatatatatatttaattatgtaatattatatttaaaaaaaattattatttagatgatgatctaaaaaaataaatataattagatgattacgtaaaattttttataatattatatcaaaattgtAAGTTAACGGGTTGGATCAAATATGATGGTGACCAATTAATATAATGAGGTTAGTTAGAGTGTCTTAGTAGATTTTTCCTTCAAGTTTGtttgagagaaaaataaaaggaaagtgACGGTAGTGCTAGAATTTGAAAAGAGGGacggaatcaaattaattttagaaTTGAAGTTTTTTGCTCTATTTTTGCATAAGTAGATTAtgtaagaaatttttttaattttatttttaaaattagaacatAACAGAATAGGAAAGAAGAAAATTAGgcaaatatatattttagtttggtttttttGTGCCATAAAATTTATATTCAGTTTCTTTTATAATTAtgctaaaatttttattataatcaaactaattacatacaccaatatcaatgaattataatttaatttatctaaTATCAACAACTAAACTTCTAATTAAATCTAGCtactactaaatttttgttggcatgcatttcttttttattttgttccacTATTTCTACTGTTTTTGGAACTGTTCCATTATTTCTGTtgtttttgcattttattttatacgGTCTTTGTGTCTTTGTTGTCTCTTATTTTTTATAGTGTTACCAagggtttcttttatttttcttttttttttcttagtaaatgcagaaatttctttttttgcattttgaatttggatcctctaaagcttgaattttactttagagaataaagtgtgatcttctaaccttaaatagtttctctttcatatttatttttagttccACCTATGAAATCAATAATGAGAGATTACATTTTATtctctaaataaaatttaaactttagaagATTCAACTCTTTACGATTTAGTTCTAATTTGTCTTCATAAGCATTGGATTGATGTTTTATTTTGAACATTGtgaagtattttatttttattctccaTGATGTGGGTTGAGAGATGAAGTATTGGGCTGCAATATTAACACACATTAAACTACACTTAAACTTTTAATTCAATATAATAAATGTTTGTCATCGTACTAATATACTCAAAATCAACTCTaactcaacaaaaaaaaaataattattttttattatttgatgaaaaaaattagaaaaaaaaattaaataatataaaaaaattaatgaaacctaataattttttttaatattaaaaaaataaaaaacttgttatatttttttacttctaatattatttttttaatatattttataatacaatagaaaaataattttttataataatttttttatttttatttttttatccaaatatctataaaaaataaaaatttatttaattttttatttttatttttttaaaattttttttctttatttctttctttccaaCTAAAAGTAGCCATAGTATCAAATCAAGGATTTTTTTTAAGGTGTCTACAAATTTTTGTCTAAATTGATTAAATATGAGTACTAAGAGATGTATTTGAGCATTACTCTTTTATGAAGTTAGAATATGTATTcactattttaatttaagaatggttaattttttattttattaaattttttattttaaagaatctTGATTCAATTTATAAGTAATAGATACCATAAAACATATTTCTaaacaaatcaaataattattttaaaaaattgaaaaaaaatcattTCTTAATTAATTCGTAtgtaaaagataaagataattaGTTTAATAGACTCACTTTATCTTCTAATTATTCAAAATAGTAATGTTagagaaataataatttaaaattatatatttattatatttaatattatgtatttattttaaaataattaataaatataaaataagagaattttagactaatttaaactaatttttattatttttgaaacatATGTCGGTTCAAAATTAGAGGCTGATAATATCTTTACTTTAATAATATCCCACAACAAATTTTCATTCTTAATTATAAATAGAAGTGCTTGGCATTGTAGAGCTATACATACTCTCCTTGAGACACAGCATGGATTTGGATACTACTACTTATTGTGTCCAAATTTTTGCTGCAATTTTAGCTTTGTTAATCTTATACTTCACCATAAGTTCCATTAGATCACATAACAATAGTGGATCCAAAAAAAGAAATATCAAAACCAAAGTTCCTGAAATACCAGGTGGTTTACCCATCATAGGTCACCTTCATCTTCTCAATGATAAAATCCCTTATTTTAGAACCTTCTCAGCCATGGCTGAAAAATACGGCTCAATCTTCGCTCTCCGGCTCGGCTGCCACCCGACAATCATGGTGAGCAGCGCAGAGCTCGCCAAGGAATGCCTCACAACGAAAGACAGAGTCTTCGCCTCGCGGCCGGACACGGCCGGAGGCAGATTCCTTGGCTATGACAATGCCATTTTTGGTCTCGCGCCATACGGACAGTACTGGCGCGAGATCAGAAAAATCGCGACGCTCGAGCTTCTCTCGAGTTACAGGCTTGAGAAGCTGAAACACGTCAGAGACAGAGAGATTTACACTCTTGTCAAAGATTTGTTCAGTTTTTGTAACTGGCAGGGGAACTCGAATAAGTTAGTTAGTGTAACCATAAGTGATTTAATAGAGCACATGACGTTTAACATTAATGTGCAGATGATAGCAGGGAAAAGGTTCAGTGATGAAGCGATTAAGGAAGAAAATAGTGAAGGATGGAGATTAAGGAAAGCGATTAGAGATGCTACTTATCTTTTTGGTGTTTTTGTTGTAGCTGATGCGATTCCATGGCTTGGTTGGTTTGATTTTCAAGGGTATGTGGGTTTTATGAAGAGAACTGCTAAGGAATTGGACTCTATTCTTCATAGGTGGATGGATGATCATATGAGAAAAAGAGGTGATGATGAGAATGGTAATAAATCTGAGAATGATTTCTTGGATGTACTAATTTCAGCATTTGAAGAAAATGATGAGATTTATGGCCATAAGAGGGACATAGTTCTCAAAGCAACAACAATGGTATGTTAATTTCATCTTAATTATTATTAAGACTAATATAATCGGGTTTATTTATAATAATGTATTAATATGCACCAATATTTCTCTtagtttactttttttatttattaaatgaaTAAGTAGAAGGATTAACTAGTGGTGCACTCTATTAGAAAAGAagttaaaatttagagaaaaagataaatagattCTTCACCTTTTGATTCGTAGACATTTAAGTCTTTGAGGAtgtgaaaatatatttaaatttctgacatttttaaaatttagatatattGAACTCTCATATTTACTTGGGTCTGTTAGACTCAAAGAAAAAATCAAACGTGATTTTTGTTATACTGACCTGGTTGATACAGATACACACGtgaaagaatttttaaaattaaataaagaaaaagtctagggaccagcagttttattaaattttggccagcatgtaaccagcagagaaaggtgagcTATTGGATGAAATTTTACACCAATCTCACATCAtcaaattatcattgatggctagttgatggctaacaatcacaaaaattgctgcccCCTAGCATTACTCTTAAATAAATTAGACTCATGATCAATATGTCTAAATTTTAAAGAGATTaataacttaaatatatttttaaaattttaaaaatttaaatatttataaaccaAAAAGTTAAAACTCATGAttaatttgtccttttctctcaAATTTAAAACAACACCTGCCGCATCACGCTAAAAGGAGATTGTGCATCACGCCACTGAGGAGACCGCCACACGTTGCTGTTGTTGCCCCACCAAGGAAAAAGGATGtcgctttttttgttttttaatttgttttggattttttttattaattttagattttttcttttaatttttaaatatttttttatattttaattatttttaattttaaatatgtttttaataattttaaatagttttctttagatgtttttttattaaattttaaatattttttatgataatttaaatttatattctattaaaaaaaattcaaaataaaaattgctGGTTAGCTGCTCTCCTTGTTGGGTAGCTAGGGAGATGGAACAGAAAATATCTCTAGTACACATTTAGAGCCATATCCTTCATAATTTACATATATGTTGTGTGGTCCTCATCATAACTAACTAGTGAATAGGATTTTCCTAATAAAATTGTAACCCCGAGTTcctaatttcatttttttattgtgaCGTCATCATTTTCCCAATGATATATAGTATATGtcaataacaaattaataatattttgttgtaTATACGTAGATGCTTGTCCTAACTGGATCAGGAAGCACAGCCATGA includes:
- the LOC112710323 gene encoding dimethylnonatriene synthase; amino-acid sequence: MDLDTTTYCVQIFAAILALLILYFTISSIRSHNNSGSKKRNIKTKVPEIPGGLPIIGHLHLLNDKIPYFRTFSAMAEKYGSIFALRLGCHPTIMVSSAELAKECLTTKDRVFASRPDTAGGRFLGYDNAIFGLAPYGQYWREIRKIATLELLSSYRLEKLKHVRDREIYTLVKDLFSFCNWQGNSNKLVSVTISDLIEHMTFNINVQMIAGKRFSDEAIKEENSEGWRLRKAIRDATYLFGVFVVADAIPWLGWFDFQGYVGFMKRTAKELDSILHRWMDDHMRKRGDDENGNKSENDFLDVLISAFEENDEIYGHKRDIVLKATTMMLVLTGSGSTAMTLTWSLSLLLNHPNTMKAAKEELDTVIGKHKWVQESDIKDLKYLQAIVKETLRLYPPAPLTGIREATEDCYLNGYYVSKGTRLFINLWKLHRDPKTWSNPDAFEPERFLNACSGMDFRGQDFEFIPFSSGRRSCPGMTFGMQVVHLTLARLIQGFDMSTKSGAEVDMSEGLGVALPKKHALDIVLKPRLPLELYEGL